The following are from one region of the Rosistilla carotiformis genome:
- a CDS encoding response regulator, translating to MKLTKPNLLITDDDRAFRETLRSVLDRFDFEMYLAEDGEEALDIISRHQVHLALFDVHMPRLSGIEALTRMRASGLSLPCILMSAALDEAICDAASKLEDVSVIPKPLKIREISSVVTHLLAKRYGWQAESRGADRPE from the coding sequence ATGAAACTGACGAAGCCCAACCTATTGATTACCGACGACGATCGCGCGTTTCGAGAAACGCTGCGAAGCGTGTTGGATCGGTTCGACTTTGAGATGTATCTGGCCGAAGATGGCGAAGAGGCTCTGGACATCATCAGCCGCCACCAAGTCCACTTGGCGCTCTTCGACGTCCACATGCCCCGATTGAGCGGAATCGAAGCGCTCACGCGAATGCGTGCCTCGGGGCTCTCCCTCCCCTGCATCCTGATGTCGGCTGCCCTGGACGAAGCGATCTGCGACGCGGCAAGCAAGCTGGAGGATGTCTCGGTGATCCCTAAACCGCTGAAAATCCGTGAGATCTCCAGCGTCGTCACCCATCTGCTCGCCAAACGCTACGGCTGGCAAGCCGAATCTCGTGGCGCCGATCGTCCCGAATGA
- a CDS encoding succinate dehydrogenase cytochrome b558 subunit → MSTQPEPSFFLKHEFAIRRIHSLLGVVPIGLYMCVHLTTNASLMAGPGAFQRMVNQIHSLGPALPVVEWAFIFLPLLFHAIIGIWIGMTGESNTDRYKYTANRRYRFQRITGYIAFVYITMHVFHLHGWFHFGPWLDYIATPLGMAQFKPYNAASSLAHAMDGVFWPAFYLVGVLSCVYHFANGLWTAGITWGLWVSPAAQKRASMLCGGIGLLVGIISITAWVGALTVDPKEARIVEDRMYEAGLESGAVFDDPHKRSAPEAVESEESEADSDANAADEADADAEKADASETSAAE, encoded by the coding sequence GTGTCAACGCAACCTGAACCTTCATTTTTTCTGAAGCACGAATTTGCCATTCGCCGCATCCACTCTTTGCTGGGTGTCGTGCCAATCGGACTCTACATGTGCGTCCACCTGACAACCAATGCTAGCCTGATGGCGGGGCCTGGGGCCTTCCAGCGGATGGTGAATCAGATCCACAGCCTGGGGCCGGCGCTACCGGTCGTCGAATGGGCCTTCATCTTTTTGCCGCTGCTGTTCCACGCCATCATTGGCATTTGGATTGGAATGACCGGCGAATCGAACACCGATCGCTACAAATACACGGCGAATCGCCGCTACCGGTTCCAACGCATCACCGGCTACATCGCGTTTGTCTACATCACGATGCATGTCTTCCATCTGCATGGTTGGTTCCACTTCGGTCCTTGGTTGGACTACATCGCCACGCCGCTGGGGATGGCTCAGTTCAAGCCTTACAACGCGGCATCCAGTTTGGCTCACGCGATGGACGGCGTTTTCTGGCCCGCTTTTTACCTGGTCGGTGTTCTGTCGTGCGTCTATCACTTTGCTAACGGTCTGTGGACCGCCGGGATCACCTGGGGATTGTGGGTTTCGCCTGCAGCTCAGAAACGTGCATCGATGTTGTGTGGCGGGATCGGCCTGTTGGTCGGCATCATCTCGATCACCGCTTGGGTTGGCGCGTTGACTGTCGATCCTAAGGAAGCTCGGATCGTCGAGGATCGGATGTACGAAGCGGGCTTGGAATCGGGCGCCGTCTTCGACGACCCGCACAAACGCTCGGCTCCCGAAGCGGTTGAGTCCGAGGAATCGGAAGCCGACAGCGACGCAAACGCAGCCGACGAAGCGGACGCGGATGCGGAAAAAGCTGACGCGTCTGAGACCTCCGCGGCAGAGTAG
- the sdhA gene encoding succinate dehydrogenase flavoprotein subunit: protein MSQQRVVVIGGGLAGLSATMKLAELGIPVDLISLTPVKRSHSVCAQGGINACNDQTRQLGDSEWKHFDDTVYGGDFLQHQPPVKEMTLWAPKVIELMDRLGVPFNRTGEGFIDRRRFGGTLYKRTAFSGATTGQQLLYALDEQVRRRESEGLVRKFEFWDFLGPIQDSNGECRGVVAQDMVSMEIRGFPASAVVVASGGCGLLYGRSTMSVFCNGSAASRCFQAGAKYGNAEFIQVHPTAIPGADKLRLMSESARGEGGRVWVPKKPQDSRSPRQIPENERYYFLEERYPEYGNLVPRDIATREIFDVCVNDGLSVEAGRMCVYLDLTHIERSELDRKLGGILEIYEKFQGVDPRDEPMKIFPAVHYSMGGLWADYVRSADGGMEAGNPRNQMTTINGLYAMGECDYHYHGANRLGANSLLSCIFTGLFSGPGIANFIQGRSEATTSDVEAAVRKQQERHDALLNQSAGGENPYLIHQELGDVLTRAATVVRKNEQLEEAIKTVDDLHQRVQKVSLSDTGTWTNQNVIFAKAVQDMFPLAKALLKGALQRDECRGAHFKPAFSMPELTSDNDADRRREAEAWCDRFEENNKKFLKSSVATWEGNDVSIAYEDVDTSLIPPRPRLYGLKGAEVISEVWNERAAKKKAAAATASQDAAN, encoded by the coding sequence ATGTCCCAGCAACGGGTCGTAGTTATCGGCGGTGGCCTGGCCGGTCTGTCTGCCACGATGAAGCTGGCAGAGCTGGGCATTCCGGTCGATCTGATCAGCCTGACGCCGGTCAAGCGTTCACACAGCGTGTGTGCCCAAGGTGGCATCAACGCCTGTAACGACCAGACGCGTCAGTTGGGCGACAGCGAATGGAAGCACTTCGACGATACCGTCTACGGTGGTGACTTCCTGCAGCACCAACCGCCGGTCAAAGAGATGACGTTGTGGGCGCCAAAGGTGATCGAGTTGATGGATCGCTTGGGCGTTCCGTTCAATCGCACCGGCGAAGGTTTTATCGACCGCCGTCGCTTCGGCGGAACGCTGTACAAGCGAACCGCCTTCTCGGGCGCAACCACCGGTCAGCAGTTGCTGTATGCGTTGGACGAACAGGTGCGTCGCCGCGAGAGCGAAGGACTGGTTCGCAAGTTTGAATTCTGGGACTTCTTGGGACCGATCCAAGACAGCAATGGCGAATGTCGCGGCGTCGTCGCTCAAGACATGGTGTCGATGGAAATTCGCGGCTTCCCCGCGTCGGCAGTTGTCGTCGCCAGTGGTGGTTGCGGTTTGTTGTACGGCCGCAGCACGATGAGCGTCTTCTGCAACGGCAGTGCGGCCAGTCGCTGTTTCCAAGCCGGTGCCAAGTATGGCAACGCGGAGTTCATTCAGGTTCACCCGACCGCGATTCCTGGCGCCGACAAGTTGCGACTGATGAGCGAATCGGCGCGTGGCGAAGGTGGACGCGTGTGGGTTCCGAAGAAGCCGCAAGATTCTCGCTCGCCTCGCCAGATCCCCGAGAACGAACGCTACTACTTCTTGGAAGAACGTTATCCCGAATACGGCAACTTGGTCCCACGCGACATCGCGACCCGCGAGATCTTCGACGTCTGCGTCAACGACGGATTGAGCGTCGAAGCGGGACGGATGTGCGTCTACTTGGATCTGACCCATATCGAGCGATCCGAACTGGACCGCAAGCTGGGCGGCATCTTGGAGATCTACGAGAAGTTCCAAGGCGTCGATCCACGCGACGAACCGATGAAGATCTTCCCCGCGGTTCACTACAGCATGGGCGGCCTGTGGGCTGATTATGTCCGTTCGGCCGACGGCGGCATGGAAGCGGGCAACCCTCGCAACCAGATGACAACCATCAACGGTTTGTACGCGATGGGCGAATGCGATTACCACTACCACGGTGCGAACCGTTTGGGTGCCAACTCGCTGCTCAGTTGCATCTTCACGGGCCTCTTCAGCGGTCCTGGCATCGCCAACTTCATCCAAGGTCGCAGCGAAGCAACGACCAGCGATGTGGAAGCGGCGGTTCGCAAGCAACAGGAACGTCACGATGCTCTGTTGAACCAGAGTGCCGGCGGCGAGAACCCTTACTTGATCCATCAGGAACTTGGCGACGTGTTGACTCGCGCGGCGACCGTGGTCCGCAAGAACGAACAGCTCGAAGAAGCGATCAAGACAGTCGACGATTTGCATCAACGCGTGCAGAAGGTTTCGCTGTCCGATACCGGCACCTGGACCAATCAGAACGTGATCTTTGCCAAAGCGGTTCAGGACATGTTCCCGTTGGCCAAGGCGTTGTTGAAGGGTGCGTTGCAGCGGGATGAGTGCCGCGGTGCTCACTTCAAGCCAGCCTTCTCGATGCCCGAATTGACAAGCGACAACGATGCCGATCGTCGCCGCGAAGCCGAAGCGTGGTGCGATCGCTTCGAAGAGAACAACAAGAAATTCTTGAAGAGTTCCGTTGCCACTTGGGAAGGGAACGATGTGTCGATCGCATACGAAGATGTCGATACGTCGCTGATTCCTCCGCGTCCACGGCTGTATGGCCTCAAGGGTGCTGAAGTGATCAGCGAGGTCTGGAACGAACGGGCTGCCAAGAAGAAAGCCGCCGCCGCGACAGCCTCTCAAGACGCAGCCAACTAA
- the sdhB gene encoding succinate dehydrogenase iron-sulfur subunit gives MIAPEKSMPDTIDVRILRQEGPGKKPYWERHRIQYEREMNVISVLQKVAAQAKTVEGKDVAPVAWDCGCLEEVCGSCTMVINGRVRQSCSALVDKLLADQPSHIELAPMTKFPVLRDLLVDRSRLFRGLKKIKAWVPVDGYYDMGPGERQSREQQEQAYPLSQCMSCGCCLDACPQYKKIEVDRITGESEEDYQARCNAEYDNAFIGANAISQVMLFNDHPVGKMMADERMEALTEPGGIQVCGNAQNCVAVCPKEIPLTTSIARAGRAATVHAIKQFFDR, from the coding sequence ATGATTGCACCTGAAAAATCCATGCCCGATACGATCGATGTCCGGATCTTGCGCCAAGAAGGACCCGGTAAAAAGCCATACTGGGAACGCCATCGCATCCAGTACGAGCGCGAGATGAACGTGATCAGCGTGCTGCAGAAGGTCGCCGCGCAAGCGAAGACCGTCGAAGGCAAAGACGTTGCTCCCGTCGCTTGGGATTGCGGCTGCTTGGAAGAGGTTTGCGGATCGTGCACGATGGTCATCAACGGCCGCGTGCGACAGAGTTGTTCGGCGTTGGTCGACAAGTTGTTGGCCGACCAGCCGTCACATATCGAACTGGCTCCGATGACCAAGTTCCCCGTGCTTCGCGATCTGTTGGTCGATCGATCGCGTCTGTTCCGTGGACTGAAAAAGATCAAAGCCTGGGTGCCCGTCGATGGTTATTACGACATGGGACCGGGAGAACGGCAGAGTCGCGAACAGCAGGAACAGGCTTATCCGTTGAGCCAATGCATGAGCTGTGGTTGCTGTCTGGACGCTTGCCCGCAGTACAAGAAGATCGAAGTCGATCGGATCACTGGCGAGTCGGAAGAGGATTACCAAGCTCGCTGCAACGCCGAATACGACAACGCATTTATCGGTGCCAATGCGATCAGCCAAGTAATGCTGTTCAACGATCATCCGGTCGGCAAGATGATGGCTGATGAACGGATGGAAGCGCTGACCGAGCCAGGTGGAATCCAGGTTTGCGGTAACGCTCAGAACTGTGTCGCGGTCTGCCCGAAAGAGATTCCGTTGACGACCTCGATCGCTCGCGCCGGTCGCGCCGCGACGGTTCACGCGATCAAGCAGTTCTTCGACCGGTAA
- a CDS encoding aldo/keto reductase, with the protein MQRQLFGKTGLRIPPVVFGSTSLGNLFAEVPDEAKQQVVAEWFRRVEAPVFIDSAGKYGAGMSLEIIGRELARLNIDPADVVISNKLAWTRQPLVGDEPTFEPGAWFGLTHDARQEISYEGILRCYHQGNELLGDYQAGLVSVHDPDEYLAAAVDPADRKQRWHDIEEAYRALGELRSDGKVLGVGVGAKDWTSIRHVCDRVDLDWVMLANSLTIMKHPPELLAFIEQLDEAGVGILNAAVFNAGFALGGKFYDYRVVTGESAEDRELLDWRQRFQTACQRFDVAPAAACLEFARSVPGIQAVAISSSSPHNIARTVAAVDGAAPPSFWSHLKEMHVIDPSFPFLG; encoded by the coding sequence ATGCAACGACAGCTGTTTGGCAAAACCGGCTTGCGAATTCCGCCGGTCGTATTCGGTTCGACCAGCTTGGGGAACCTGTTTGCCGAGGTCCCCGACGAGGCGAAGCAGCAGGTGGTTGCCGAGTGGTTTCGCCGCGTCGAAGCCCCCGTTTTTATCGACTCCGCCGGCAAGTACGGCGCGGGGATGTCGTTGGAGATTATCGGTCGCGAGCTGGCGCGGTTGAACATCGATCCCGCCGACGTGGTGATCAGCAACAAGCTTGCTTGGACTCGCCAGCCGTTGGTTGGCGATGAGCCTACGTTTGAACCGGGTGCTTGGTTTGGGCTGACGCACGACGCGCGTCAGGAGATCAGTTACGAGGGGATCCTCCGCTGCTATCACCAAGGGAACGAACTGCTTGGCGATTACCAAGCCGGTCTGGTTTCGGTTCACGATCCCGATGAGTATCTCGCTGCGGCAGTCGATCCCGCCGATCGCAAGCAGCGTTGGCACGACATCGAAGAGGCCTATCGTGCGCTAGGTGAGCTGCGCAGCGACGGGAAGGTCCTGGGCGTTGGCGTGGGAGCCAAGGACTGGACTTCGATCCGCCACGTCTGCGATCGCGTCGATCTCGACTGGGTGATGCTGGCCAATTCGCTGACGATTATGAAACATCCGCCGGAGTTGCTGGCGTTTATCGAACAGTTGGATGAAGCCGGAGTCGGGATCTTAAACGCCGCGGTCTTTAACGCCGGCTTCGCGCTCGGCGGCAAGTTCTACGATTACCGTGTCGTCACCGGCGAATCGGCCGAGGATCGCGAACTGCTCGATTGGCGGCAGCGTTTTCAAACCGCGTGCCAGCGGTTCGACGTCGCGCCGGCGGCGGCTTGTCTGGAGTTTGCTCGCAGCGTTCCAGGGATCCAAGCTGTCGCGATCAGCAGTTCCAGTCCACACAACATCGCACGAACCGTCGCGGCGGTCGACGGCGCAGCGCCACCAAGCTTCTGGTCGCATTTAAAAGAAATGCACGTGATCGATCCGTCGTTCCCGTTCTTGGGCTAG
- a CDS encoding DUF6807 domain-containing protein — protein MTHTPALRSLLASLLAVSSLIASPLAAAELQVTETDAAIEIASDGKSVLVYNKQSPPVPDGIDPIYHRSGFLHPVASPAGSVVTAAFPADHPHQQGIFSAWVRTNYDGREIDFWNLAGGVGRVSHERVVKTFTVNESAGFEVDLIHHTVAEPKVDILRERWRITVQPTDGSYRCFDLQTTQQALTDKPLTVEKYHYGGVATRGPARWSLPSGKKAAAKASDASNERPSEPISEIVDEHGHVRITGNHHPTRWVTLSGTEGDDVVCITMLGHADNFRAPQPARLHPSMPYFCFAPCVTGEFQITKDQPYEASFRFLVTDGKPDPAWIEQQWQAWCGDKAE, from the coding sequence ATGACACACACGCCCGCATTGCGTTCATTGCTCGCAAGCCTGCTTGCGGTCTCGTCTCTGATTGCATCCCCGCTTGCCGCCGCCGAACTGCAAGTAACGGAGACCGATGCGGCGATCGAGATCGCCAGCGATGGCAAGTCGGTGTTGGTTTACAACAAGCAATCGCCGCCGGTCCCCGACGGAATCGATCCGATCTATCACCGCAGCGGATTCCTGCATCCTGTCGCTTCGCCAGCGGGAAGCGTCGTCACGGCAGCTTTCCCCGCAGATCATCCGCACCAACAGGGGATCTTCAGCGCGTGGGTGAGGACCAACTACGACGGACGCGAGATCGACTTCTGGAATCTTGCCGGAGGCGTCGGACGCGTGTCGCATGAACGCGTCGTCAAGACGTTTACCGTAAATGAATCGGCAGGGTTCGAGGTCGATCTGATTCACCATACGGTCGCCGAACCGAAGGTCGATATACTGCGTGAGCGATGGCGAATCACGGTCCAACCGACCGACGGATCGTACCGCTGCTTCGATCTCCAGACGACTCAGCAAGCACTGACCGACAAGCCGTTGACGGTTGAAAAGTATCATTACGGCGGCGTTGCGACGCGCGGCCCCGCTCGCTGGAGCCTGCCATCGGGAAAGAAAGCTGCCGCCAAAGCAAGCGACGCGAGCAACGAAAGACCAAGCGAACCGATCAGCGAGATCGTCGACGAGCACGGCCATGTCCGGATCACAGGAAACCATCACCCGACGCGATGGGTAACGCTTTCGGGAACCGAAGGGGACGACGTGGTCTGCATCACGATGCTTGGACACGCCGACAACTTTCGCGCCCCGCAGCCGGCGCGGCTCCATCCCAGCATGCCCTACTTCTGCTTTGCACCTTGCGTGACGGGAGAGTTCCAGATCACCAAAGACCAGCCCTACGAAGCGAGCTTTCGATTCCTGGTCACCGATGGAAAGCCCGATCCGGCGTGGATCGAACAGCAATGGCAAGCGTGGTGCGGCGACAAAGCCGAGTAG
- a CDS encoding NADPH-dependent F420 reductase has product MDRLPHHFDQVGAAQPCLFVASRIVRFFGHSRSLPGACSRISSHAGCQYNATSHSHPRYSQRFEALDIAVLGTGNVGATLGRRLAGLGHNIVFGSRLPQSERVQQLIEENPHAHAAETIAEAARQCDTILFAAPWTAARETLTNAGDLTGKTLIDCTNPLNETFDGITLGHTESAAEKIAHWAAGAHVVKAFNTASLATMENPDFDGQRATMFYCGDDVTAKATAGTLIDELGFEAIDAGDLQSARYLEPMAMLYIQLAIHQKMGSQFALKMLRR; this is encoded by the coding sequence ATCGATCGTCTTCCGCATCACTTCGATCAAGTCGGGGCTGCGCAACCGTGTCTCTTTGTTGCTTCCCGAATCGTCCGGTTTTTCGGTCATTCTCGTTCTCTTCCGGGGGCGTGTAGCAGGATATCAAGCCATGCGGGTTGCCAATACAATGCAACCAGTCATTCACATCCCCGTTATAGTCAAAGGTTTGAAGCATTGGATATCGCAGTTTTAGGTACGGGCAACGTCGGTGCAACCCTGGGCCGCCGTCTGGCCGGGCTCGGTCACAACATCGTCTTTGGCTCGCGACTGCCACAAAGTGAGCGCGTGCAACAGTTGATCGAAGAGAATCCGCACGCCCATGCAGCCGAAACGATCGCCGAAGCGGCGCGGCAATGCGATACGATCCTGTTCGCCGCCCCATGGACCGCCGCCCGCGAAACGCTGACCAACGCAGGCGATTTGACCGGCAAGACCTTGATCGATTGCACCAACCCGCTAAACGAAACCTTCGACGGGATCACGCTCGGCCACACCGAATCGGCAGCCGAAAAGATCGCGCACTGGGCTGCCGGAGCACACGTTGTCAAAGCCTTCAACACCGCCAGTTTGGCGACGATGGAAAACCCCGATTTCGATGGCCAACGCGCCACGATGTTCTACTGTGGCGACGACGTTACAGCAAAAGCGACCGCAGGAACGCTGATCGACGAGCTTGGTTTTGAGGCGATCGATGCGGGCGACCTGCAATCTGCACGCTACTTGGAACCGATGGCGATGCTCTACATCCAACTCGCCATCCATCAGAAGATGGGCAGCCAGTTCGCTCTGAAAATGCTCCGTCGCTAA